A portion of the Pseudoalteromonas galatheae genome contains these proteins:
- a CDS encoding BCCT family transporter: protein MTVWLSAGIIFTLLAIAFILLKWGNLQCVGVTPVKTFTFIAILFTSGLDVGLIMFPLTEFAGYADIKASPEYAFTNPLAIEFGFWGFLIWGFYFLTCFYFCVIEPKVKFFEIPWVKFINNLVIIGTCAFTAFLLLSNLPWYLPSLGDGESIIPSFYLIVFAAIAFAVYSSTSLKYVRFLSITTTWVFIGLIAFMWASAFVFGDSAMSSYTNNLALIGGYFANIDQFVLPLNDYHEFYLFWWFAWSIMIGQFTSRFVGGLKTYQVLAAMLIFPSIPIAAWFSVLYHYYEAGIPTAGIKNFAMVFVGVVFVINSLDSLIRLYTDNLNLTVSRLGKRNYILFNIVALSLLTLLFKLNFLQIQWVGALVIGLFFSCFGYIAYSKYKTVSKIDSSPKDNLIDFRKIESVN, encoded by the coding sequence ATGACAGTATGGCTTAGTGCAGGCATCATTTTCACCCTATTGGCAATTGCCTTTATTTTATTGAAGTGGGGGAATTTACAGTGCGTTGGTGTTACACCGGTTAAAACGTTCACTTTTATTGCAATCTTATTTACTTCTGGCCTAGACGTTGGCCTGATCATGTTTCCGCTTACGGAGTTTGCGGGTTACGCAGACATAAAAGCAAGCCCAGAGTATGCATTTACTAATCCGCTGGCCATAGAGTTCGGCTTTTGGGGATTTTTAATCTGGGGTTTCTACTTTCTTACGTGCTTTTATTTCTGCGTAATAGAGCCCAAAGTGAAATTTTTTGAAATTCCTTGGGTAAAATTCATTAATAACCTAGTTATTATCGGTACATGTGCGTTTACTGCATTCTTATTACTGTCTAACCTACCTTGGTATTTACCTAGTTTAGGCGATGGTGAGTCGATTATTCCTAGTTTCTATCTGATTGTGTTTGCGGCGATCGCCTTTGCGGTTTATTCAAGCACTAGCCTTAAGTACGTGCGTTTTTTAAGTATCACAACGACATGGGTATTTATCGGTTTAATTGCCTTTATGTGGGCGTCTGCGTTTGTCTTTGGTGACAGTGCAATGTCGAGTTATACCAATAACTTGGCGCTGATCGGCGGTTACTTTGCCAATATAGATCAGTTTGTGTTGCCACTTAATGACTATCACGAGTTCTATCTATTCTGGTGGTTTGCGTGGAGTATCATGATAGGGCAATTCACATCGCGTTTTGTCGGCGGCTTGAAAACTTATCAAGTGCTAGCGGCGATGCTAATTTTCCCATCTATTCCAATCGCAGCATGGTTTAGTGTGCTTTATCACTATTATGAGGCTGGGATCCCAACTGCGGGTATTAAAAACTTTGCAATGGTCTTTGTTGGCGTGGTGTTTGTAATCAATTCGCTCGACTCTTTGATCCGTTTATATACAGATAACCTTAACCTCACAGTTAGCCGTTTAGGAAAAAGAAACTATATTTTATTTAATATCGTGGCGTTATCACTGCTTACGCTGTTATTTAAACTAAACTTTTTACAGATCCAATGGGTTGGTGCGTTAGTCATAGGCTTGTTCTTCTCATGTTTTGGTTACATTGCTTATAGCAAATACAAAACCGTGAGTAAGATTGATAGCTCGCCAAAAGACAACCTTATCGACTTTAGAAAAATTGAATCAGTAAACTAG
- a CDS encoding LysR family transcriptional regulator — translation MNQKLTRGLKVFAKTVEAGSMSKAADLLHMTTSAVSQQISKLEQDIGLSLFNRNTRNLTLTEAGSIYYKSAIQILQTAKQAEHELELLQHTPSGILKISAPIGFGGGLLSKPLRYLSEQFPQIKVDLILTDEPIDIITEGVDLAICIGPLQDSNLIARHLADWQLIPCVSCHHPLAQLNISHPESLAPHALIGHSSSKQNPYHLSNQQTHQQVALPTARFMVNNMQACIQLTLDGIGYGVLPEPEIRHHLSSGRLKRLCAEWSLREYSVYAVTPHRDTVAAKTTAAIESLKEWFTQVSNDNQVFVGDFSFI, via the coding sequence ATGAATCAGAAATTGACTCGCGGACTTAAAGTGTTCGCAAAAACGGTAGAAGCTGGCAGTATGAGTAAAGCCGCTGACTTATTGCATATGACCACCTCGGCCGTCAGCCAGCAGATCAGCAAATTAGAGCAAGACATAGGCCTAAGTTTATTTAATCGAAATACTCGTAACCTCACGCTCACCGAAGCGGGCTCTATCTACTACAAATCCGCGATACAAATACTGCAAACTGCGAAGCAAGCGGAGCATGAACTTGAGTTATTGCAGCATACGCCATCTGGCATATTGAAGATCTCTGCCCCCATCGGGTTTGGAGGAGGGCTACTCAGTAAGCCACTGCGCTATTTGAGTGAGCAGTTTCCACAAATAAAAGTTGATTTGATCCTCACCGACGAACCCATCGACATCATCACCGAAGGCGTCGACTTAGCTATCTGTATAGGCCCTTTACAGGACTCAAACCTTATTGCCCGCCACCTTGCTGACTGGCAACTTATCCCCTGTGTCAGTTGCCATCACCCACTGGCACAACTCAATATATCGCACCCAGAAAGCTTAGCGCCTCATGCTTTAATTGGTCATTCTAGTAGCAAACAAAATCCCTATCATTTGAGCAATCAACAAACTCATCAGCAAGTGGCGCTGCCAACAGCACGTTTTATGGTGAATAATATGCAAGCTTGCATTCAGCTCACGCTTGATGGTATCGGCTATGGGGTATTACCTGAACCAGAAATTAGGCACCACCTTTCATCAGGTAGACTAAAAAGGTTATGTGCTGAGTGGTCATTAAGAGAATACAGCGTATATGCCGTGACGCCACATCGCGATACCGTTGCGGCAAAAACAACCGCAGCCATTGAAAGCCTAAAAGAGTGGTTTACCCAAGTTTCCAACGATAACCAAGTGTTTGTTGGAGACTTTAGTTTTATCTAA
- a CDS encoding cupin domain-containing protein, translating to MNFLKDIPADLPEEIFETVLSHPNIRIERIVSSGHPSPSSGYYDQDENEWVLVLQGCGELTFDDGKIVTLKAGDSLNIPAHQKHKVSYTDTSEPTIWLAIFY from the coding sequence ATGAACTTTCTAAAAGACATTCCAGCTGATTTACCCGAAGAAATTTTCGAAACGGTACTGTCTCATCCAAATATTCGTATTGAACGAATTGTATCAAGCGGGCATCCCTCGCCAAGCTCAGGATATTATGACCAAGATGAAAACGAGTGGGTGCTGGTGTTGCAGGGCTGTGGCGAGTTGACTTTTGATGACGGTAAAATTGTCACTTTAAAGGCGGGAGATAGCCTTAATATTCCCGCACACCAAAAGCATAAAGTAAGTTATACAGACACTTCTGAGCCAACTATATGGCTCGCCATTTTTTATTAA
- a CDS encoding TorF family putative porin has protein sequence MTTLKKTLCALPLVLASNYAAADWSATLTGASDYTFNGVSQTQNDPALQGSIDKAFANGVYVGSWASNVDFGDGTDIEWDFYVGRYVELNQSWSLDYGIAYYSYHGDSGSSDGNYPEVYTKFGYASEFGQTEFNFWYSWDYFGSGAGHTIAMVAHTFEIAEDHALRASFDVSNSLDGDKFAWDGNDKSYNHYRLAYQTAFKGFDIEVAAENTSLDWDTADERIVLSVSRTFDL, from the coding sequence ATGACAACTTTAAAGAAAACACTTTGTGCACTCCCACTTGTACTTGCATCTAACTATGCGGCTGCAGATTGGTCTGCAACACTCACAGGCGCGTCCGACTATACCTTTAACGGTGTGAGTCAAACGCAAAATGACCCTGCACTTCAAGGCAGTATTGATAAGGCTTTTGCTAATGGCGTTTATGTAGGTAGCTGGGCCTCAAATGTAGACTTTGGTGACGGCACCGATATAGAGTGGGACTTCTATGTTGGCCGATATGTAGAGCTAAACCAAAGTTGGAGCCTAGACTACGGTATTGCTTATTACTCTTATCACGGCGATAGCGGCTCAAGTGATGGGAACTACCCCGAGGTGTATACCAAGTTTGGTTACGCTAGTGAATTTGGCCAAACTGAATTTAATTTTTGGTACAGCTGGGACTATTTTGGTTCGGGAGCGGGTCATACCATTGCGATGGTAGCTCATACCTTTGAAATTGCTGAAGACCATGCTTTGAGAGCAAGCTTTGATGTATCTAACTCTTTGGATGGTGATAAATTTGCTTGGGATGGTAATGATAAATCTTACAATCATTACCGTCTTGCATATCAAACCGCATTTAAAGGGTTTGATATTGAAGTGGCTGCTGAAAATACGAGCTTAGATTGGGATACGGCTGATGAACGTATCGTACTTTCTGTGTCGAGAACATTTGATTTGTAA